Proteins encoded together in one Ictidomys tridecemlineatus isolate mIctTri1 chromosome 3, mIctTri1.hap1, whole genome shotgun sequence window:
- the Vwa5b2 gene encoding von Willebrand factor A domain-containing protein 5B2 isoform X2, with the protein MPGLYCPSSWTPLPLTDSWVRACANGPCLSLRARLTYHNPQPQPVDGVFVYPLAEAEVVSGFEAEAAGRRVSFQLQSRRRLQAACCRALGPGLGTSTPRRCAQGHLVLDLAQARSTLVLPTGLIAAAGTMTVTLCSSRELPSRPDGVLRVALPTVLTPLAPPGPPGPPRPLGLCDDRLGLCPTSCFGAGSPEEEGLAWEEPPAPPDVFSGPARCPAPYTFSFEMLVTGPCLLAGLDSPSHALRADAPPHASSAATICVTLAEGHLCDRPLEILLYPSEPHQPHLILEAGSLSASEYEAQVRARRDFQRLQRRDSDGDRQVWFLQRRFHKDILLNPVLVLSFCPDLSSRPGHLGTATRELLFLLDGSSAAHKDAIVLAVKSLPTQTLVNLAMFGTSVQPLFPESRSCNDDTVQLICESIETLQAGSGPPDILAALDWALGQPQQKAHPRQLFLLTAASPMAVTTHQTLELMRWHRGAARCFSFGLGPDCHQLLQGLSALSRGQAYFLRPGERLQPMLVQALRKALEPALSDISVDWFVPDAVEALLTPREIPALYPGDQLLGYCSLFRVDGFRPHPPGGQEPGWQSLGGSVFPSPEEVPSVATPGTEPTGTSEPLETRTVSAELSSPWAAGDSDQSTDALTDPVTDPGPNPSNDTAIWRRIFQSSYIREQYVLTHCSASPEPGLGSTGSSESPGSQGPGSPEGYFPLDPPSQQGCRSLAWGESTGSRSCPLPAPPQSPFKAGALSAEVLGRRHRAALAGRSLSSPPGQANPVPCRPRQPSLGAVPDVPGPESGQQLGQGLDDSGNLLSPAPMDWDMLMEPPFLFTAVPPNREPTPPAVPVPPQAPRCHVVIRGLYGEQSMCWEVGVGLETLWGPGDASKPPSTAVREAAWDQALHRLTAASVVRDNEQLALRGAETTADRGHARRSWLRALQTSKVSCAPSCFTCPVAVDATTREVLPGVLQVRSSESAEPPGTYVSQGHLDATSLPTSAHPKGTWDLDQNDNSKSALGEPTTPTGGPHHLPYQPSSRLSLSRRRRLCSPKAGQANGGNSGGIDHDYMPLVRLQEAPGSFRLDASFCAAVHIPQERLCRASPFAAHRASLSPTSASSPWALLGPSVGQGDSATASCSPSPSSGSEGPGQADSGRGSDTEASEGAEGIGGSDLRDRTWATAVALAWLEHRCAAAFSEWELTAAKADCWLRAQHLPDGLDLAALKAAARGLFLLLRHWDQNLQLHLLCYSPANV; encoded by the exons GTCATCTTGTCTTGGATCTGGCCCAGGCCCGGTCCACGTTGGTGCTGCCCACGGGCCTTATCGCTGCAGCTGGCACCATGACAGTGACCCTGTGCAGCAGCCGGGAGCTGCCCTCCAGGCCTGATGGGGTACTGCGTGTGGCTCTGCCCACTGTGCTCACCCCGCTGGCCCCACCAGGCCCACCAGGGCCCCCCAGGCCTCTGGGGCTCTGTGACGACAGGTTGGGCCTATG CCCCACGAGCTGCTTCGGGGCAGGCAGCCCTGAGGAGGAAGGGCTGGCCTGGGAGGAGCCACCTGCCCCTCCAGACGTGTTTTCAGGCCCTGCCCGCTGTCCTGCCCCATATACTTTCTCCTTCGAGATGCTGGTGACTGGGCCATGCCTGCTGGCAG GCCTGGACAGCCCGTCTCATGCCCTGCGGGCAGATGCCCCCCCTCATGCCAGCTCTGCAGCCACCATCTGTGTCACACTGGCAGAGGGTCACCTATGTGACCGGCCCTTGGAGATCCTGCTATACCCCAGTG AGCCCCATCAACCACACTTGATACTGGAGGCTGGCAGCCTGAGTGCATCAGAATATGAGGCCCAGGTGAGGGCCCGCCGGGATTTCCAGAGGCTGCAGCGAAGGGACAGTGATGGGGACCGGCAG GTGTGGTTCCTGCAGCGACGTTTCCATAAGGACATCTTGCTGAACCCTGTGCTGGTACTGAGTTTCTGCCCGGATCTGAGCTCCAGGCCTGGACACCTGGGCACAGCTACCAGGGAGCTTCTCTTTCTGTTGGATGGCAGCAGCGCAGCACACAAG GATGCCATTGTTTTGGCTGTGAAGTCCCTCCCAACTCAGACACTTGTCAACCTGGCCATGTTTGGGACTTCGGTGCAGCCACTCTTCCCAGAGAGCCGGTCTTGCAACGAT GACACTGTGCAGCTGATCTGTGAGAGCATTGAGACCCTGCAGGCTGGGAGTGGTCCCCCAGATATACTGGCTGCGCTGGACTGGGCCTTGGGGCAGCCCCAGCAGAAGGCCCATCCTCGCCAGCTGTTCCTGCTCACTGCTGCCTCGCCCATGGCTGTCACTACTCACCAAACCCTGGAGCTCATGAGGTGGCACAGAGGGGCAGCCAG GTGCTTCTCCTTTGGGCTGGGGCCTGATTGCCACCAGCTGCTCCAGGGTCTGTCTGCCCTCAGCAGAGGCCAGGCCTACTTCCTGAGGCCTGGAGAGAGGCTGCAGCCCATG CTGGTGCAGGCTCTGCGGAAGGCACTGGAGCCTGCTTTGAGTGACATTTCTGTGGACTGGTTTGTGCCTGATGCCGTGGAGGCTCTCCTGACTCCCAGGGAAATCCCAGCACTCTACCCTGGGGACCAGCTGCTTGGTTACTGCTCACTCTTCAGGGTGGATGGCTTCCGGCCCCACCCTCCAGGG GGCCAAGAGCCTGGCTGGCAGAGCTTGGGTGGTTCTGTGTTCCCATCCCCAGAGGAGGTACCATCTGTTGCCACCCCTGGCACTGAGCCCACTGGCACCTCAGAGCCACTGGAAACACGCACTGTGTCAGCAGAGCTATCCAGTCCATGGGCTGCTGGGGACTCGGATCAGA GTACTGATGCTCTGACAGACCCAGTCACAGATCCTGGACCCAATCCGTCCAATGACACAGCCATATGGCGCCGCATCTTCCAGTCTTCATACATCCGGGAACAGTATGTGCTTACCCACTGCTCTGCCAGCCCTGAGCCAGGCCTGGGTTCCACAGGCAGCAGTGAGTCTCCTGGCTCCCAGGGCCCTGGCTCCCCGGAGGGCTATTTTCCCTTGGATCCTCCCTCTCAGCAGGGCTGCCGCAGCCTGGCCTGGGGAGAATCTACAGGCTCCCGTTCCTGCCCCCTGCCTGcaccaccacagtctccattcaAG GCAGGAGCCCTGAGTGCTGAGGTGCTGGGCCGTAGGCATAGAGCAGCTCTGGCTGGCCGAAGTCTCTCATCTCCACCAGGCCAGGCAAACCCAGTCCCTTGCCGACCCCGGCAACCTTCTCTGGGTGCAGTACCAgatgtgccaggccctgagtcAGGCCAACAGCTTGGGCAGGGCCTGGACGACTCAG GAAACCTgctctccccagcccccatggACTGGGACATGTTGATGGAACCACCCTTCTTGTTCACAGCTGTGCCCCCAAATAGGGAACCAACCCCTCCAGCAGTTCCAGTGCCTCCCCAGGCTCCACGTTGCCATGTGGTCATCCGGGGCCTGTATGGGGAGCAATCAATGTGCTGGGAGGTGGGTGTTGGGCTAGAGACACTGTGGGGACCTGGGGATGCCTCAAAGCCTCCATCAACTGCTGTAAGAGAAGCTGCTTGGGACCAAGCACTTCACCGACTGACAGCAGCCTCAGTGGTCCGAGACAATGAACAGCTAGCGCTCCGAGGAGCTGAGACCACAGCTGACCGGG GCCACGCCCGAAGGTCCTGGCTTCGAGCCCTTCAGACAAGCAAGGTCAGCTGTGCTCCCTCCTGTTTCACCTGCCCAGTAGCTGTGGATGCTACTACTAGGGAGGTCCTGCCCGGAGTCCTGCAGGTGCGGAGCTCAG AATCGGCTGAACCCCCAGGCACTTACGTCTCTCAGGGCCATCTAGATGCAACTTCTCTGCCCACTTCAGCCCACCCTAAAG GCACCTGGGACCTGGACCAAAATGACAACTCCAAGTCAGCTTTGGGGGAGCCAACAACTCCCACTGGAGGTCCTCACCACCTGCCCTATCAGCCTTCCTCGAGGCTCAGTCTGAGCCGCCGACGGAGACTCTGTAGTCCCAAGGCTGGCCAGGCCAATGGAGGCAACAGTGGAGGCATCGACCACGACTACATGCCCTTG GTGCGGCTACAAGAAGCACCAGGCTCCTTCCGTCTGGATGCATCCTTCTGTGCTGCTGTGCATATTCCCCAGGAGCGCCTGTGTCGTGCTTCACCCTTTGCTGCGCACCGTGCCAGCCTCAGCCCCACCTCTGCCTCATCTCCCTGGGCACTTCTGGGCCCTAGTGTTGGCCAGGGTGACAGTGCCACAGCCTCTTGTAGCCCGTCCCCCAGCTCAGGCTCAGAGGGTCCAGGCCAGGCAGACAGTGGGCGGGGTTCAGATACTGAGGCTTCGGAAGGAGCAGAAGGGATAGGAGGCTCAGATCTTCGAGATCGCACCTGGGCCACAGCTGTGGCACTTGCGTGGCTGGAGCACCGCTGTGCGGCTGCCTTTAGTGAATGGGAACTGACAGCAGCCAAGGCAGATTGCTGGCTGCGGGCCCAGCACCTGCCTGATGGTCTTGACCTGGCCGCCCTCAAGGCTGCAGCCAGGGGACTCTTCCTGCTGCTACGCCACTGGGACCAGAACCTGCAGCTGCACCTGCTGTGCTACAGCCCAGCAAATGTGTGA
- the Vwa5b2 gene encoding von Willebrand factor A domain-containing protein 5B2 isoform X3: MPGLYCPSSWTPLPLTDSWVRACANGPCLSLRARLTYHNPQPQPVDGVFVYPLAEAEVVSGFEAEAAGRRVSFQLQSRRRLQAACCRALGPGLGTSTPRRCAQGHLVLDLAQARSTLVLPTGLIAAAGTMTVTLCSSRELPSRPDGVLRVALPTVLTPLAPPGPPGPPRPLGLCDDSPTSCFGAGSPEEEGLAWEEPPAPPDVFSGPARCPAPYTFSFEMLVTGPCLLAGLDSPSHALRADAPPHASSAATICVTLAEGHLCDRPLEILLYPSEPHQPHLILEAGSLSASEYEAQVRARRDFQRLQRRDSDGDRQVWFLQRRFHKDILLNPVLVLSFCPDLSSRPGHLGTATRELLFLLDGSSAAHKDAIVLAVKSLPTQTLVNLAMFGTSVQPLFPESRSCNDDTVQLICESIETLQAGSGPPDILAALDWALGQPQQKAHPRQLFLLTAASPMAVTTHQTLELMRWHRGAARCFSFGLGPDCHQLLQGLSALSRGQAYFLRPGERLQPMLVQALRKALEPALSDISVDWFVPDAVEALLTPREIPALYPGDQLLGYCSLFRVDGFRPHPPGGQEPGWQSLGGSVFPSPEEVPSVATPGTEPTGTSEPLETRTVSAELSSPWAAGDSDQTGTDALTDPVTDPGPNPSNDTAIWRRIFQSSYIREQYVLTHCSASPEPGLGSTGSSESPGSQGPGSPEGYFPLDPPSQQGCRSLAWGESTGSRSCPLPAPPQSPFKAGALSAEVLGRRHRAALAGRSLSSPPGQANPVPCRPRQPSLGAVPDVPGPESGQQLGQGLDDSGNLLSPAPMDWDMLMEPPFLFTAVPPNREPTPPAVPVPPQAPRCHVVIRGLYGEQSMCWEVGVGLETLWGPGDASKPPSTAVREAAWDQALHRLTAASVVRDNEQLALRGAETTADRGHARRSWLRALQTSKVSCAPSCFTCPVAVDATTREVLPGVLQVRSSESAEPPGTYVSQGHLDATSLPTSAHPKGTWDLDQNDNSKSALGEPTTPTGGPHHLPYQPSSRLSLSRRRRLCSPKAGQANGGNSGGIDHDYMPLVRLQEAPGSFRLDASFCAAVHIPQERLCRASPFAAHRASLSPTSASSPWALLGPSVGQGDSATASCSPSPSSGSEGPGQADSGRGSDTEASEGAEGIGGSDLRDRTWATAVALAWLEHRCAAAFSEWELTAAKADCWLRAQHLPDGLDLAALKAAARGLFLLLRHWDQNLQLHLLCYSPANV, translated from the exons GTCATCTTGTCTTGGATCTGGCCCAGGCCCGGTCCACGTTGGTGCTGCCCACGGGCCTTATCGCTGCAGCTGGCACCATGACAGTGACCCTGTGCAGCAGCCGGGAGCTGCCCTCCAGGCCTGATGGGGTACTGCGTGTGGCTCTGCCCACTGTGCTCACCCCGCTGGCCCCACCAGGCCCACCAGGGCCCCCCAGGCCTCTGGGGCTCTGTGACGACAG CCCCACGAGCTGCTTCGGGGCAGGCAGCCCTGAGGAGGAAGGGCTGGCCTGGGAGGAGCCACCTGCCCCTCCAGACGTGTTTTCAGGCCCTGCCCGCTGTCCTGCCCCATATACTTTCTCCTTCGAGATGCTGGTGACTGGGCCATGCCTGCTGGCAG GCCTGGACAGCCCGTCTCATGCCCTGCGGGCAGATGCCCCCCCTCATGCCAGCTCTGCAGCCACCATCTGTGTCACACTGGCAGAGGGTCACCTATGTGACCGGCCCTTGGAGATCCTGCTATACCCCAGTG AGCCCCATCAACCACACTTGATACTGGAGGCTGGCAGCCTGAGTGCATCAGAATATGAGGCCCAGGTGAGGGCCCGCCGGGATTTCCAGAGGCTGCAGCGAAGGGACAGTGATGGGGACCGGCAG GTGTGGTTCCTGCAGCGACGTTTCCATAAGGACATCTTGCTGAACCCTGTGCTGGTACTGAGTTTCTGCCCGGATCTGAGCTCCAGGCCTGGACACCTGGGCACAGCTACCAGGGAGCTTCTCTTTCTGTTGGATGGCAGCAGCGCAGCACACAAG GATGCCATTGTTTTGGCTGTGAAGTCCCTCCCAACTCAGACACTTGTCAACCTGGCCATGTTTGGGACTTCGGTGCAGCCACTCTTCCCAGAGAGCCGGTCTTGCAACGAT GACACTGTGCAGCTGATCTGTGAGAGCATTGAGACCCTGCAGGCTGGGAGTGGTCCCCCAGATATACTGGCTGCGCTGGACTGGGCCTTGGGGCAGCCCCAGCAGAAGGCCCATCCTCGCCAGCTGTTCCTGCTCACTGCTGCCTCGCCCATGGCTGTCACTACTCACCAAACCCTGGAGCTCATGAGGTGGCACAGAGGGGCAGCCAG GTGCTTCTCCTTTGGGCTGGGGCCTGATTGCCACCAGCTGCTCCAGGGTCTGTCTGCCCTCAGCAGAGGCCAGGCCTACTTCCTGAGGCCTGGAGAGAGGCTGCAGCCCATG CTGGTGCAGGCTCTGCGGAAGGCACTGGAGCCTGCTTTGAGTGACATTTCTGTGGACTGGTTTGTGCCTGATGCCGTGGAGGCTCTCCTGACTCCCAGGGAAATCCCAGCACTCTACCCTGGGGACCAGCTGCTTGGTTACTGCTCACTCTTCAGGGTGGATGGCTTCCGGCCCCACCCTCCAGGG GGCCAAGAGCCTGGCTGGCAGAGCTTGGGTGGTTCTGTGTTCCCATCCCCAGAGGAGGTACCATCTGTTGCCACCCCTGGCACTGAGCCCACTGGCACCTCAGAGCCACTGGAAACACGCACTGTGTCAGCAGAGCTATCCAGTCCATGGGCTGCTGGGGACTCGGATCAGA CAGGTACTGATGCTCTGACAGACCCAGTCACAGATCCTGGACCCAATCCGTCCAATGACACAGCCATATGGCGCCGCATCTTCCAGTCTTCATACATCCGGGAACAGTATGTGCTTACCCACTGCTCTGCCAGCCCTGAGCCAGGCCTGGGTTCCACAGGCAGCAGTGAGTCTCCTGGCTCCCAGGGCCCTGGCTCCCCGGAGGGCTATTTTCCCTTGGATCCTCCCTCTCAGCAGGGCTGCCGCAGCCTGGCCTGGGGAGAATCTACAGGCTCCCGTTCCTGCCCCCTGCCTGcaccaccacagtctccattcaAG GCAGGAGCCCTGAGTGCTGAGGTGCTGGGCCGTAGGCATAGAGCAGCTCTGGCTGGCCGAAGTCTCTCATCTCCACCAGGCCAGGCAAACCCAGTCCCTTGCCGACCCCGGCAACCTTCTCTGGGTGCAGTACCAgatgtgccaggccctgagtcAGGCCAACAGCTTGGGCAGGGCCTGGACGACTCAG GAAACCTgctctccccagcccccatggACTGGGACATGTTGATGGAACCACCCTTCTTGTTCACAGCTGTGCCCCCAAATAGGGAACCAACCCCTCCAGCAGTTCCAGTGCCTCCCCAGGCTCCACGTTGCCATGTGGTCATCCGGGGCCTGTATGGGGAGCAATCAATGTGCTGGGAGGTGGGTGTTGGGCTAGAGACACTGTGGGGACCTGGGGATGCCTCAAAGCCTCCATCAACTGCTGTAAGAGAAGCTGCTTGGGACCAAGCACTTCACCGACTGACAGCAGCCTCAGTGGTCCGAGACAATGAACAGCTAGCGCTCCGAGGAGCTGAGACCACAGCTGACCGGG GCCACGCCCGAAGGTCCTGGCTTCGAGCCCTTCAGACAAGCAAGGTCAGCTGTGCTCCCTCCTGTTTCACCTGCCCAGTAGCTGTGGATGCTACTACTAGGGAGGTCCTGCCCGGAGTCCTGCAGGTGCGGAGCTCAG AATCGGCTGAACCCCCAGGCACTTACGTCTCTCAGGGCCATCTAGATGCAACTTCTCTGCCCACTTCAGCCCACCCTAAAG GCACCTGGGACCTGGACCAAAATGACAACTCCAAGTCAGCTTTGGGGGAGCCAACAACTCCCACTGGAGGTCCTCACCACCTGCCCTATCAGCCTTCCTCGAGGCTCAGTCTGAGCCGCCGACGGAGACTCTGTAGTCCCAAGGCTGGCCAGGCCAATGGAGGCAACAGTGGAGGCATCGACCACGACTACATGCCCTTG GTGCGGCTACAAGAAGCACCAGGCTCCTTCCGTCTGGATGCATCCTTCTGTGCTGCTGTGCATATTCCCCAGGAGCGCCTGTGTCGTGCTTCACCCTTTGCTGCGCACCGTGCCAGCCTCAGCCCCACCTCTGCCTCATCTCCCTGGGCACTTCTGGGCCCTAGTGTTGGCCAGGGTGACAGTGCCACAGCCTCTTGTAGCCCGTCCCCCAGCTCAGGCTCAGAGGGTCCAGGCCAGGCAGACAGTGGGCGGGGTTCAGATACTGAGGCTTCGGAAGGAGCAGAAGGGATAGGAGGCTCAGATCTTCGAGATCGCACCTGGGCCACAGCTGTGGCACTTGCGTGGCTGGAGCACCGCTGTGCGGCTGCCTTTAGTGAATGGGAACTGACAGCAGCCAAGGCAGATTGCTGGCTGCGGGCCCAGCACCTGCCTGATGGTCTTGACCTGGCCGCCCTCAAGGCTGCAGCCAGGGGACTCTTCCTGCTGCTACGCCACTGGGACCAGAACCTGCAGCTGCACCTGCTGTGCTACAGCCCAGCAAATGTGTGA
- the Vwa5b2 gene encoding von Willebrand factor A domain-containing protein 5B2 isoform X1, translating into MPGLYCPSSWTPLPLTDSWVRACANGPCLSLRARLTYHNPQPQPVDGVFVYPLAEAEVVSGFEAEAAGRRVSFQLQSRRRLQAACCRALGPGLGTSTPRRCAQGHLVLDLAQARSTLVLPTGLIAAAGTMTVTLCSSRELPSRPDGVLRVALPTVLTPLAPPGPPGPPRPLGLCDDRLGLCPTSCFGAGSPEEEGLAWEEPPAPPDVFSGPARCPAPYTFSFEMLVTGPCLLAGLDSPSHALRADAPPHASSAATICVTLAEGHLCDRPLEILLYPSEPHQPHLILEAGSLSASEYEAQVRARRDFQRLQRRDSDGDRQVWFLQRRFHKDILLNPVLVLSFCPDLSSRPGHLGTATRELLFLLDGSSAAHKDAIVLAVKSLPTQTLVNLAMFGTSVQPLFPESRSCNDDTVQLICESIETLQAGSGPPDILAALDWALGQPQQKAHPRQLFLLTAASPMAVTTHQTLELMRWHRGAARCFSFGLGPDCHQLLQGLSALSRGQAYFLRPGERLQPMLVQALRKALEPALSDISVDWFVPDAVEALLTPREIPALYPGDQLLGYCSLFRVDGFRPHPPGGQEPGWQSLGGSVFPSPEEVPSVATPGTEPTGTSEPLETRTVSAELSSPWAAGDSDQTGTDALTDPVTDPGPNPSNDTAIWRRIFQSSYIREQYVLTHCSASPEPGLGSTGSSESPGSQGPGSPEGYFPLDPPSQQGCRSLAWGESTGSRSCPLPAPPQSPFKAGALSAEVLGRRHRAALAGRSLSSPPGQANPVPCRPRQPSLGAVPDVPGPESGQQLGQGLDDSGNLLSPAPMDWDMLMEPPFLFTAVPPNREPTPPAVPVPPQAPRCHVVIRGLYGEQSMCWEVGVGLETLWGPGDASKPPSTAVREAAWDQALHRLTAASVVRDNEQLALRGAETTADRGHARRSWLRALQTSKVSCAPSCFTCPVAVDATTREVLPGVLQVRSSESAEPPGTYVSQGHLDATSLPTSAHPKGTWDLDQNDNSKSALGEPTTPTGGPHHLPYQPSSRLSLSRRRRLCSPKAGQANGGNSGGIDHDYMPLVRLQEAPGSFRLDASFCAAVHIPQERLCRASPFAAHRASLSPTSASSPWALLGPSVGQGDSATASCSPSPSSGSEGPGQADSGRGSDTEASEGAEGIGGSDLRDRTWATAVALAWLEHRCAAAFSEWELTAAKADCWLRAQHLPDGLDLAALKAAARGLFLLLRHWDQNLQLHLLCYSPANV; encoded by the exons GTCATCTTGTCTTGGATCTGGCCCAGGCCCGGTCCACGTTGGTGCTGCCCACGGGCCTTATCGCTGCAGCTGGCACCATGACAGTGACCCTGTGCAGCAGCCGGGAGCTGCCCTCCAGGCCTGATGGGGTACTGCGTGTGGCTCTGCCCACTGTGCTCACCCCGCTGGCCCCACCAGGCCCACCAGGGCCCCCCAGGCCTCTGGGGCTCTGTGACGACAGGTTGGGCCTATG CCCCACGAGCTGCTTCGGGGCAGGCAGCCCTGAGGAGGAAGGGCTGGCCTGGGAGGAGCCACCTGCCCCTCCAGACGTGTTTTCAGGCCCTGCCCGCTGTCCTGCCCCATATACTTTCTCCTTCGAGATGCTGGTGACTGGGCCATGCCTGCTGGCAG GCCTGGACAGCCCGTCTCATGCCCTGCGGGCAGATGCCCCCCCTCATGCCAGCTCTGCAGCCACCATCTGTGTCACACTGGCAGAGGGTCACCTATGTGACCGGCCCTTGGAGATCCTGCTATACCCCAGTG AGCCCCATCAACCACACTTGATACTGGAGGCTGGCAGCCTGAGTGCATCAGAATATGAGGCCCAGGTGAGGGCCCGCCGGGATTTCCAGAGGCTGCAGCGAAGGGACAGTGATGGGGACCGGCAG GTGTGGTTCCTGCAGCGACGTTTCCATAAGGACATCTTGCTGAACCCTGTGCTGGTACTGAGTTTCTGCCCGGATCTGAGCTCCAGGCCTGGACACCTGGGCACAGCTACCAGGGAGCTTCTCTTTCTGTTGGATGGCAGCAGCGCAGCACACAAG GATGCCATTGTTTTGGCTGTGAAGTCCCTCCCAACTCAGACACTTGTCAACCTGGCCATGTTTGGGACTTCGGTGCAGCCACTCTTCCCAGAGAGCCGGTCTTGCAACGAT GACACTGTGCAGCTGATCTGTGAGAGCATTGAGACCCTGCAGGCTGGGAGTGGTCCCCCAGATATACTGGCTGCGCTGGACTGGGCCTTGGGGCAGCCCCAGCAGAAGGCCCATCCTCGCCAGCTGTTCCTGCTCACTGCTGCCTCGCCCATGGCTGTCACTACTCACCAAACCCTGGAGCTCATGAGGTGGCACAGAGGGGCAGCCAG GTGCTTCTCCTTTGGGCTGGGGCCTGATTGCCACCAGCTGCTCCAGGGTCTGTCTGCCCTCAGCAGAGGCCAGGCCTACTTCCTGAGGCCTGGAGAGAGGCTGCAGCCCATG CTGGTGCAGGCTCTGCGGAAGGCACTGGAGCCTGCTTTGAGTGACATTTCTGTGGACTGGTTTGTGCCTGATGCCGTGGAGGCTCTCCTGACTCCCAGGGAAATCCCAGCACTCTACCCTGGGGACCAGCTGCTTGGTTACTGCTCACTCTTCAGGGTGGATGGCTTCCGGCCCCACCCTCCAGGG GGCCAAGAGCCTGGCTGGCAGAGCTTGGGTGGTTCTGTGTTCCCATCCCCAGAGGAGGTACCATCTGTTGCCACCCCTGGCACTGAGCCCACTGGCACCTCAGAGCCACTGGAAACACGCACTGTGTCAGCAGAGCTATCCAGTCCATGGGCTGCTGGGGACTCGGATCAGA CAGGTACTGATGCTCTGACAGACCCAGTCACAGATCCTGGACCCAATCCGTCCAATGACACAGCCATATGGCGCCGCATCTTCCAGTCTTCATACATCCGGGAACAGTATGTGCTTACCCACTGCTCTGCCAGCCCTGAGCCAGGCCTGGGTTCCACAGGCAGCAGTGAGTCTCCTGGCTCCCAGGGCCCTGGCTCCCCGGAGGGCTATTTTCCCTTGGATCCTCCCTCTCAGCAGGGCTGCCGCAGCCTGGCCTGGGGAGAATCTACAGGCTCCCGTTCCTGCCCCCTGCCTGcaccaccacagtctccattcaAG GCAGGAGCCCTGAGTGCTGAGGTGCTGGGCCGTAGGCATAGAGCAGCTCTGGCTGGCCGAAGTCTCTCATCTCCACCAGGCCAGGCAAACCCAGTCCCTTGCCGACCCCGGCAACCTTCTCTGGGTGCAGTACCAgatgtgccaggccctgagtcAGGCCAACAGCTTGGGCAGGGCCTGGACGACTCAG GAAACCTgctctccccagcccccatggACTGGGACATGTTGATGGAACCACCCTTCTTGTTCACAGCTGTGCCCCCAAATAGGGAACCAACCCCTCCAGCAGTTCCAGTGCCTCCCCAGGCTCCACGTTGCCATGTGGTCATCCGGGGCCTGTATGGGGAGCAATCAATGTGCTGGGAGGTGGGTGTTGGGCTAGAGACACTGTGGGGACCTGGGGATGCCTCAAAGCCTCCATCAACTGCTGTAAGAGAAGCTGCTTGGGACCAAGCACTTCACCGACTGACAGCAGCCTCAGTGGTCCGAGACAATGAACAGCTAGCGCTCCGAGGAGCTGAGACCACAGCTGACCGGG GCCACGCCCGAAGGTCCTGGCTTCGAGCCCTTCAGACAAGCAAGGTCAGCTGTGCTCCCTCCTGTTTCACCTGCCCAGTAGCTGTGGATGCTACTACTAGGGAGGTCCTGCCCGGAGTCCTGCAGGTGCGGAGCTCAG AATCGGCTGAACCCCCAGGCACTTACGTCTCTCAGGGCCATCTAGATGCAACTTCTCTGCCCACTTCAGCCCACCCTAAAG GCACCTGGGACCTGGACCAAAATGACAACTCCAAGTCAGCTTTGGGGGAGCCAACAACTCCCACTGGAGGTCCTCACCACCTGCCCTATCAGCCTTCCTCGAGGCTCAGTCTGAGCCGCCGACGGAGACTCTGTAGTCCCAAGGCTGGCCAGGCCAATGGAGGCAACAGTGGAGGCATCGACCACGACTACATGCCCTTG GTGCGGCTACAAGAAGCACCAGGCTCCTTCCGTCTGGATGCATCCTTCTGTGCTGCTGTGCATATTCCCCAGGAGCGCCTGTGTCGTGCTTCACCCTTTGCTGCGCACCGTGCCAGCCTCAGCCCCACCTCTGCCTCATCTCCCTGGGCACTTCTGGGCCCTAGTGTTGGCCAGGGTGACAGTGCCACAGCCTCTTGTAGCCCGTCCCCCAGCTCAGGCTCAGAGGGTCCAGGCCAGGCAGACAGTGGGCGGGGTTCAGATACTGAGGCTTCGGAAGGAGCAGAAGGGATAGGAGGCTCAGATCTTCGAGATCGCACCTGGGCCACAGCTGTGGCACTTGCGTGGCTGGAGCACCGCTGTGCGGCTGCCTTTAGTGAATGGGAACTGACAGCAGCCAAGGCAGATTGCTGGCTGCGGGCCCAGCACCTGCCTGATGGTCTTGACCTGGCCGCCCTCAAGGCTGCAGCCAGGGGACTCTTCCTGCTGCTACGCCACTGGGACCAGAACCTGCAGCTGCACCTGCTGTGCTACAGCCCAGCAAATGTGTGA